A genomic stretch from Methanobacterium sp. includes:
- a CDS encoding fibrillarin-like rRNA/tRNA 2'-O-methyltransferase: MEITQELQGVYKINESIATENLNPGIRVYGEKLIEIKDKEYRIWDPRRSKLGAAILNGLKTWAFREDSKILYLGASAGTTPSHISDISKDGLIYCVEFSPKMMRKLAELCNQRKNMIPILDDATKPRNYMNMVEKVDIIYSDVAQPKQSELFMDNMRLYLKEDGIGILMIKARSIDVTKAPKKIFKEEESKLKANGFKIVEKIKLEPYEKDHMAFVCEFSF; the protein is encoded by the coding sequence ATGGAAATCACTCAAGAACTTCAAGGCGTTTATAAGATCAACGAAAGTATAGCCACAGAAAACCTAAATCCAGGAATAAGGGTATATGGCGAAAAATTAATTGAAATTAAGGATAAAGAATACAGAATATGGGATCCCAGGCGTTCAAAACTTGGAGCAGCAATTTTAAACGGTTTAAAAACATGGGCATTTAGGGAAGATTCTAAAATACTTTATTTAGGTGCATCAGCAGGAACAACGCCTTCTCACATCTCAGATATATCCAAAGATGGCTTGATTTATTGTGTGGAATTTTCGCCAAAAATGATGCGAAAACTGGCTGAATTATGTAATCAACGTAAAAATATGATTCCAATACTTGATGATGCTACAAAACCACGTAACTACATGAACATGGTGGAGAAAGTGGATATAATTTATTCAGATGTAGCCCAACCCAAGCAATCCGAGCTTTTCATGGATAACATGAGATTATATTTAAAAGAAGATGGAATAGGAATTTTAATGATTAAAGCAAGGAGTATTGATGTAACTAAAGCTCCTAAAAAGATTTTTAAAGAGGAAGAATCAAAATTGAAGGCGAATGGCTTTAAAATAGTTGAGAAAATAAAGTTAGAGCCTTATGAAAAGGATCATATGGCTTTTGTTTGTGAATTCAGTTTTTAG
- a CDS encoding zinc-ribbon domain-containing protein, whose amino-acid sequence MIFCPKCGLRNEDDDEICTACGSKLRKRPRFAGQEERKVEEQKSEGIATPTKLLIIAVIVLIAGIGLTYGFILKSGDMTNPSQASTPATGNTPSQTNSQATWHKIASFTGTGEETRTVDIKGDHFKVIMSAVPQVSYDINAFSIDVLKGDAGVATGTINWGATEKPVRKEHVIQVKEGKGPYNLYIQPSDIASWSVTVWDYY is encoded by the coding sequence TTGATTTTTTGTCCTAAATGCGGCTTAAGAAATGAAGATGATGATGAAATATGCACAGCATGCGGCAGTAAACTTAGGAAAAGACCTAGATTTGCTGGCCAAGAAGAAAGAAAAGTAGAAGAACAAAAAAGTGAAGGAATTGCTACACCCACTAAATTACTGATAATTGCAGTCATTGTTCTGATTGCAGGTATAGGGCTTACCTATGGATTTATACTAAAATCAGGAGATATGACAAACCCATCACAGGCCTCAACACCAGCCACAGGAAATACACCCTCACAAACAAATTCCCAGGCAACATGGCATAAAATCGCATCTTTCACTGGGACTGGCGAAGAAACACGTACAGTGGATATAAAAGGAGACCATTTTAAAGTTATAATGTCTGCTGTGCCCCAAGTTAGCTATGATATCAATGCTTTTAGTATTGATGTTTTAAAGGGTGATGCAGGGGTTGCTACAGGCACAATAAACTGGGGTGCAACTGAAAAACCCGTTAGAAAAGAGCATGTGATTCAAGTTAAGGAAGGTAAAGGGCCGTACAACCTTTACATTCAGCCATCAGATATAGCAAGTTGGAGCGTTACTGTTTGGGATTATTATTAA
- a CDS encoding ATP-binding protein gives MKYYLTNCFAGFIIFDEDFALIDYELFQKENLQDRMNEMNKGDLTREEENILKRNAKKCDSLIIETNLAISKYKNIKGASKFEFKTSNDAGNYLRSNMVSVLEEVGFIESENELREILHNLSLEIVNYKLKEASKAEDMYLIQAINTIDEIDEATGKLIERIREWHMIHFPELIKIRSNEKYVELIAEYGDRNAIIESGLLEELKIKEGSIGADIGGEDLEILQNFANSLKSLQDTKNSLTDYVEGKMNEVAPNLSDLIGPSLGAKLIAHIGSIQKLSMLPSSTIQIMGAEKALFRHKKTGERPPKHGIIYQYPEIRGAKWWLKGKIARVLAGKIAIAVRKDFYSGDFDPNLKEQLQERLEELKKKYPFPPRPSRSKKGGKNDKSVKKKKKRDKYKKNIKDYY, from the coding sequence ATGAAATATTATCTTACTAATTGTTTTGCAGGTTTTATAATCTTTGATGAAGATTTTGCCCTTATAGATTATGAACTTTTCCAAAAAGAAAATCTCCAAGATCGAATGAATGAGATGAATAAAGGAGATTTAACGCGTGAGGAAGAAAATATATTGAAAAGAAATGCTAAAAAATGTGATTCACTAATAATAGAGACAAATTTAGCCATTTCTAAGTATAAAAACATTAAAGGAGCATCTAAATTTGAATTTAAAACTTCAAACGATGCGGGTAATTATTTAAGGTCTAACATGGTAAGTGTGCTGGAAGAGGTAGGATTTATAGAATCAGAAAATGAATTAAGAGAAATTTTACACAATCTTTCTTTAGAAATTGTAAATTACAAGCTTAAAGAAGCTTCAAAAGCAGAGGATATGTATTTAATTCAGGCTATAAATACAATAGATGAAATTGATGAAGCAACAGGCAAATTAATTGAAAGAATCAGAGAATGGCACATGATCCACTTCCCTGAACTAATTAAAATAAGAAGCAATGAAAAATATGTGGAACTCATTGCAGAGTATGGGGATAGAAATGCTATAATAGAAAGTGGGCTTTTAGAAGAGTTAAAGATTAAAGAGGGGAGTATTGGTGCAGATATTGGGGGAGAGGACCTTGAAATACTCCAAAATTTTGCAAATTCTCTAAAATCACTTCAAGATACTAAAAATTCACTTACAGATTATGTTGAAGGGAAAATGAATGAGGTCGCGCCGAATTTAAGTGATTTAATTGGCCCTTCGCTTGGTGCTAAATTAATAGCGCATATTGGAAGTATTCAAAAACTATCCATGCTTCCATCAAGCACAATACAAATTATGGGTGCTGAAAAAGCCCTATTTAGGCATAAAAAAACCGGAGAGCGTCCTCCTAAACATGGGATTATATATCAATATCCGGAAATAAGAGGCGCTAAATGGTGGCTTAAAGGCAAAATTGCAAGAGTATTGGCGGGTAAAATTGCTATTGCTGTTAGAAAGGATTTTTATTCAGGCGATTTTGACCCTAATTTAAAGGAACAACTTCAAGAAAGATTAGAGGAACTTAAAAAGAAATATCCGTTCCCACCAAGACCAAGTCGATCTAAAAAAGGTGGAAAGAACGATAAAAGTGTTAAAAAGAAGAAAAAACGGGATAAATATAAAAAGAATATTAAAGATTATTATTGA
- a CDS encoding CPBP family intramembrane metalloprotease, whose protein sequence is MDSEAAFYKIKVRYIALLIIVGMILFFMFIGAICPSLGGPEKAVIAGLFFYALIALWITLNFNKYDVNYKKFVGTIPYDINWLEVIAVVFAIIILSLGFTELRIYILSTINPDILSYVPGSSTFYSLKDSPMAPFLNFMEFIIGVLIAPIVEEFLFRGVMLHRFTVKWGIRTAVLVSSFIFGILHADILGAFLFGVVMCILYIRTGTIIVPIICHMLNNLIAYGTQMLGTFAPKVSKAGTVTHIPNLELAIFLMIFSGVIIGYYIYRNWPRKYWVSPYFRKYDEEY, encoded by the coding sequence ATGGATAGTGAAGCAGCATTCTACAAAATAAAAGTAAGATATATTGCATTATTGATTATAGTGGGAATGATACTCTTTTTCATGTTTATAGGGGCGATATGTCCATCTCTTGGCGGTCCTGAAAAGGCTGTTATCGCTGGATTGTTTTTTTACGCTTTAATCGCATTATGGATCACTTTAAACTTCAATAAATATGATGTAAATTATAAAAAGTTTGTAGGAACAATTCCTTATGATATCAACTGGTTAGAAGTGATTGCAGTCGTATTTGCAATAATTATACTTTCTTTAGGGTTTACAGAGCTTCGAATATACATTTTATCCACAATAAACCCTGATATACTTTCTTATGTTCCAGGTTCAAGCACATTTTACTCGTTAAAAGACAGCCCTATGGCTCCATTTCTAAACTTCATGGAATTTATTATTGGAGTGTTAATAGCTCCCATTGTAGAAGAATTCCTATTTAGGGGAGTTATGTTGCATAGATTCACTGTAAAATGGGGAATTAGAACTGCAGTTTTAGTATCATCATTTATATTCGGAATTTTACATGCAGACATTCTGGGAGCGTTTCTTTTTGGTGTTGTAATGTGTATTCTCTACATTAGGACAGGAACAATCATTGTACCAATTATTTGTCATATGTTAAATAATTTAATTGCATATGGAACTCAAATGCTGGGCACATTTGCCCCAAAAGTCTCTAAAGCAGGCACTGTTACGCATATTCCTAATCTGGAATTAGCAATATTTTTAATGATATTTTCAGGCGTTATAATCGGGTATTATATCTACAGAAACTGGCCTAGAAAGTACTGGGTGTCGCCCTATTTTAGAAAATATGATGAAGAATACTAG